TCGACGTCGTCGACCGTCACCGTAAAGGCGCCGTTGAGCGGCACAATGATCCGCTCTTCAGCTGCGGCGGGGAGCCCGACGGCGGCGCCCGCGGCGAGCGTGGCGACCTTGAGGCCCGTGTGGGCCCAACCATCCACAGTCAAGGCGGAATCGGAAGTTCCGAGCGAGATGTCCCAATCGCCGTCGTTGGCGGTTCCCAATGGATAGACCCAGTTGGCCATGAAGTTATGTCCTTGCGTTAGCGCTGTACGAGTGTCATTTCGAAGCTGTAGGAATCGGCCCGGTACACGTGGTGGCCGGTCTCGACCATGCGTCCGGTGTCGTCGACGGCGGTGCGCTCCATGGTGACCAAAGCCGAGCCGACCTCCGCCTCCAAGAGCGGTGCCTGGTAGTCGTTGGCGATCATGGCACCGATCCGCTGCGAGGCGAGGCGGAAGTTGACGCCGCCGCGGCGGAGGATGGCGTAGAGGCCTTCCGAGGCGAGCATTGACTCGTCCATGGTGGTGATGTCGTCGCGGACCCAGTTCTCCATGAGCGCCAGCGGCTTACCGCCCACTTTGCGCAGGCGGGTGAAGTGGTAGACCTTGGAACCGGCCGGAAGCTGGAGGGCGGTCAGCGTGGCTGCGTCGGCTTCCATGTGCGAAAAGCTGAGGACCTGCGTTGTGGGCTTTTTGCCATTGTTGGTCAGGTCGTCAAAGAGGCTGGAGAGCTCGAGGGGCCGGCGGACCTGGCTCGACACTACCTGGGTGCCGACGCCGCGTTTCCGGACCAGCAGGCCTGAGCGGACGAGCTCGTCCATGGCCTTGCGCATGGTGGGCCTGGACAGGTTGAGCTGGGCGGCGAGGTCGATTTCGTTGTCCAAACGGCTGCCGGGTTCCAGCATTCCGCTGTGGATGGCGGCCTCGATGCCCTGGACCACCTGGTGGTACAAAGGCACAGGGGAAGACCGGTCGATTGTGAGGCCAAGTTGATTCGCCATTGCATGCTCCCTCGCATTCCGGGACTGTCCCGGAAGTTGCAAGCATGTCCGCTCATGTTCGCTTGATAGGACATACTGCTTTACTGATGATAGCAGGAGCATTGTGCGGGTCAAGGGTGCCGGAGGCGTGTTTATTGTGCCGTTTCAGGGGTGTTGTTTGAGTCTTGCGTGGGACATGTCCAGACATCAGAACCATGTGCCTCAGCGGTGGGCTGGGCTTTCGGCGTCGGGCGCCTTCAGCGGCGGCGGCGTCGGGCGCCTTCAGCGGCCGCGGCGCCGGGCGCTGCCGCGTTGCCTGAGGTAACCGACAGCGGCCAGGACCGCGCCCAGGCCCTCGGCGACTGCGCTGAGGGTCTTCTCGAAAAACCATACGGGCTC
This genomic interval from Arthrobacter sp. FW306-2-2C-D06B contains the following:
- a CDS encoding GntR family transcriptional regulator; protein product: MANQLGLTIDRSSPVPLYHQVVQGIEAAIHSGMLEPGSRLDNEIDLAAQLNLSRPTMRKAMDELVRSGLLVRKRGVGTQVVSSQVRRPLELSSLFDDLTNNGKKPTTQVLSFSHMEADAATLTALQLPAGSKVYHFTRLRKVGGKPLALMENWVRDDITTMDESMLASEGLYAILRRGGVNFRLASQRIGAMIANDYQAPLLEAEVGSALVTMERTAVDDTGRMVETGHHVYRADSYSFEMTLVQR